In Leptolyngbya sp. NIES-2104, the genomic window CAAGAATAATTCGACCCATTCTTCACTTCTCCAAATTGAGTGATTTTACAAATCGCGGCTAACGCTGCGCTTGAAGACTCTTCAAATCTACGAGTTAGTAAGGGGTAATCACATGAGGCGCAAGTCCTGACTTTGATCTAGGTCTAGAGTCCTAACGTTTAGCAAGAAAGGACTAAAGTCCCAAGCGTAGGCTTTGAGCAATGTGATACAAAAGATCAATTCTACATTTTGCATAATCAATGCTTAAACAACCCTCAGCAACTTGGCTGCACTTGCAACCTCATCCTTTTCGCTTATTGCTTTATTTAGAGTGGATTTTGTTAGGGCTGTCCGCATTTAAAGCCGTTGGGTTTCCGCTCTGGAAACATCCCGTGCTGGGGGGTGAAACAAACTATTTCGTGATGGCAAGTCTCATACTCGCCTTCGGATTGATGGGATTAAGACTGCCAATCACGCGAGTGGGAAAGTGGATTTATACCTCAATCGCGCTGAGTTTACTTGCAATGCTTGGACTCAATCAAGGATGGGATAATGTTCTTTCACCACTGCTACTCGTGATGTTGATTCGCAGTTGTCTCATATTTCAGCGACGCGGAAGATGGATGATGGCAAGCCTGTTGTGGCTGGTCTACCCCTTAGCGATCACGCCTATTTTGCTGGGGGTTTGGCTGATCTCGTTTCCTGGTCTGCTGCGATTGTTCCTTCAAGATGAGCCGATTCCTGGAGTTACTTATCTGCCCAACGGCGGCGCTCGGTTGAACTATGAATTCAGTAAGGAACAAGTTCAAAATTTCCTCTCGCTTGTTCAGGATTCGTGTCTACACTATATAACCGACAGTTTTCTTTCGTTTGGGCTAATTGTGGTGTTTGTCTCACTGTCAGTGACTTCGCTTATGAATGAACGAGCGGGACGACGCAAATTGGCTGAAGCACATGAACAACTTTATCAATATTCCGTTCAAATTGAAGACCAAGCGACCTTGCAGGAGCGAACCCGTATTGCACGTGAAATTCATGATTCACTTGGACATCTCTTAACCACACAGAATGTTTTGCTACAAAACGCTGCACTCTCGCTTCAGTCTGATCCAACCGAAGCAAAAAGCTTTCTGGATCAAAGTCGCCAAATCTGCTCAAGTGCCTTAACCGAACTGCGCCAATCGATCGCGCTTCTCCGCTCTGATCCGCTTCAGGGGCAATCCCTACTTGAGGCAATTATCGCGCTTACTCAAGACTTCGATCGATCAACGGGTATTCAGCCGGAGGTTACTTCTTCTGTACAAATACTGTTACCCGATCGTATTCAGGTCGCAGTTTACCGCATTGTTGAAGAAGCCTTGACGAACATTCAAAAGTACAGCGAGGCAACTCAAGTCAAGATTCACCTTCAGCATGCGCCAACTGCAAAAAGCTTTGATCTTTCTGTTCAAATTGAGGATAATGGTAAAGGGTTCCAAATTGAGCAGAACGCAACTGGATTCGGTTTACGCGGAATGCAGGAACGCGCCGAAAGCTTGGGCGGAATTCTTCAAATCGTGACACAACCGGGAGCAGGCTGCAAAGTGTGTGCAGTGTTCCCATTACCTGAAGGATTGTTATGATTCGCCTTCTCCTCGTTGAAGACCAAACCATTTTGCGTCAAGGACTCAAACGCTTGCTAGAGTCACAGGCAGATTTGCAAGTCGTGGGTGAAGCAGAGAATGGACACTCTGCGGTGGATCAAGCCCAACAACTGCAACCCGATTTAATTTTGATGGATGTGCGAATGCCAATCATGGACGGTGTTACTGCAACGAAAATCATTTGCAGTGCTAATCCTAATGCCAAGATTGTGATCTTCACTACCTTTGACGATGATGCTTATGTTGCACAAGCCATCCAATACGGCGCGATCGGCTATTTGCTCAAAGATGCTCCTGCTGAAGATTTAGCCAATGCTCTACGGGCTGCCTACAAGGGCTATACCCAGCTTGCACCGGGACTGATGAAAAAAGTGATGTCTTATGAGCCACCGACACGAACCTCGCTGCCTCAGAGCGAGGCGTTAGCATCCTTAACAGAGCGGGAACGTAAAGTTCTGAGCCTAATTGCGACAGGCGCGAGCAATCGAGAAATTGCAGAAATTCTCTGCATTGCTGAGAAGACTGTGAAGAACCATGTCACGCGCATTTTAAGTCAGTTGAATTTGCGCGATCGGACTCAAGCCGCTGTGTTTGCACACTCAGCTTCAATGCCCAAGTTGTAGAACTGAATTGTATCTGAGTTGATGGCGATCGATTATCACTAGGAGACTAAGCGCATCTTGACCCCACGAGACGGTGTAAGGGTCACTCCTCGACGGCGTGGCAATTCTGGCTGAGCATCTACTAACTCAAATTCAGCCTGAGACACCAACGTAGCTAAAACCAGCTTTAATTCCAACATCGCTAATGCGTCCCCCACACAACGCCGCGCACCACTCCCGAATGCTAGAAATTCGTAAGGGGAAAATTGTCGATCGAGAAACCGCTCTGGCTTAAATGCTTTCGGATTGGGGTATAACTCTGGACGCTGATGCAGCAGATAAATGCACCCCATTACGATCGTGCCCATGTCTAATGGATAGCCGAGCAGTTCGATGGGTTCTTGAACAACTCTAGGAAACGTCAGCATCGCAACCGGAGTGATTCTCAAGGTTTCAGAGCAGACTGCGCTGAGATAAGGCAGGCGGGCGATTTCGAGCGGATTTGGAGCATCGCCGAGGCTTTGCAGTTCGTACTGGAGCTTTTCTCGCACTCCCGGAGTTTTATAAATCCAATAAAGTCCCCAAGTGAGCGCAGAGGCGGTGGTTTCGTGACCTGCAAGTAGTAGGGTCATTAGCTCATCGCGTAAGGCACGATCGCTCATCGTTTGTCCCGTTTCGTCTTGGGCAAGCAGGAGCATCGAGAGAATATCGGTGCGATCAAGATTGGGATGAGCGCGGCGCACGGCGATTTCAGTAAACAACAAGGTATCAATCTGCTGCCGAATCTGAAGGAATCGCCCCCAAGGACTCCAAGTGCCCAGATCTTTTTGGAGGCTACGAATAAAGAGAAAGCTGGTTGTCAAAGGAGACCGAAAGAGATCCATCAATGCGGTCAGGAGTTGTTTGAGTTGGGAGTACTGATCGCCGTGGGACAATCCAAAAACGACTTGGATAATGATTTCTAAAGTGAGTTGCTGCATCAGCGATCGGGCGATAAAAGGCTGCTGGGGCAGGAGTTGGCTCAATTGCATTTGCGTTAAGGTGCAAATTTGCTGTGCATAAGTCTGGAGCCTGCTGCCGTGAAAGGGGGGAACAAGAAGTTGTCGCTGCTGCCGATGATTTTGTCCTTCTAGAAGGAACAAAGACTGATCTCCGACCAAAGGTTGCAGGAGGGTATTGTCTCTGCCACTCGCAAAGAACTTCGTATGGTCTTGGGTGAGTATAGCTTGAATGGCTTCGGGGTGCTGAACAAAAACAAAGGTGTCTCCGAATCCAACAATGTCCGCTGTGAATAAATCAGGATACTGCTGTACGGCAGATTCCATGTAGCGAACGGGGTCGAGTATCCATTGCAGTTTTTGGAACAGCGGCGGCGTTTTGAGAACGTTGGGTAGGGGCATCTGAGCAAATCTCCCGCGTTTAAATAAGGTGTAAAACTAATGAGCAATCCTTTCGTCATGTGAAGCAGGAAACATCTCTACCTAAGCAGGAGCAAGTGCTGCGTCAGCGACACAAAACGATTGACATACCCATAGTCTTTGTTCAAATCGTATTAGGGCTTCAAACACGCCTCAATTTTACTAAGCAACCGGGACAGATCGATCGGTTTCGTATCATAGTCATCACATCCAGAAGCGATTGCTTTTTCTCGATCGCCTGTCATCGCATGAGCTGTTAAGGCAATGATAGGAATGCGACCTGTGAGCGGATTCGCTTTGATCTGCTGTGTTGCCTCCCACCCATCGATCACGGGTAAACTGATGTCCATCAGAATGATATGCGGCAATTCTGATGCCGCCTTCGACACCCCATCTGCTCCATCGCTAGCAATCATCACCTCATACCCATAGCGCTGTAAACGGCGAGAGAGCATATCACTATTCAATTCGTTATCTTCCACTAACAAGACTTTAAGCGGCAAAGTTGATCGATCGAACGTTTGAAGCTCTTGCGCTTCGGCATTCGGTTGTAACTGCTGAAAGTAGTCAGTCTGAATAATCTCTTCTGCCTGCTGTGCGTACTTGCTATGTTCTTGATCGTACTGTTCTATCAATTTCTGTTTGAGGTCTGCCTCAACAAGCTTGCGCTGCGTAATCTCTTCTACAATTCCTTCATAGTAAAGTAACTGTTTGCTCGAATCTCGCACAGACCAAGTATGCTCCGAAACCCAGATTAACGCTCCGTCGTGTCGCCGTGCTTGGTATTCAAACCCTGTAACGCGATCGTGTTTCTCTAACAACGCTCTAAACTCAGCATATCGATTGAAGTCAACATAAATTTGAGACGAAATGTTTGTGACCGCTTCTATCAAAGTCGTCGCATCAGGATATCCAAGCAGTTTCACTAGGGCTGGATTCACATATTGAAAGAATCCTTCATTCGCTTGATAGATGCCAACTGGAGCATTTTCAAATAAGCTATCAAATTTTCCATTCTGATCCTGTAGCTGCTTGCGCTCTAAGCAAGCAGTGACTTTATTTTGCAACAGCACTGACTGAAATGGATGAGTCACGTAGTCCACTGCTCCCATTGCGACACCTTCGATTACCTGCTCCATCTCATCTAGCATTGCTGTAAGGAGTACTGGAATGTGTTGCCACTTCTCACGTCGCTGAAGCAGTTCTAACAAGTTCAACTCACTAACGTCTAGGAAGATGAGATCGTAGGGCATCGTCCCTAAAGCCTGTAACGCTTGATCATTCGTGGTCGCGATCGCAACCTGGCAACCATAGCACTGTAGCTGCCGAACCAGTAATCTACAGTTCGATTCATTGCTATCCACTACAAGCACTCGACGAGTCTCAACCTCTGGGAAGCGATTTTTAGGTAGAATATTTTGTCGTTGCGATACCTCTACGGATGAGCGATCGCTGATTTGTCCTGCTGCACTGATATCGAGTGTACGGATTGATTGAAGGTGCTGTATGACTAGGCTGTCTAAATTATTCACCTTGATGAGCAAACCCTGAGCGGCAGTCTGGATTTGCTCTAGATCTGGAATAACATCATCGGTAGCCTCCTCTAATAGCATCTCACAGTACCCAATAATTGTACTCAGAGGAGTTAGAAGCTCCCGACGTAATGATGGAGCACAGAGGTCAATTTCTTGCTGTTGAATCTCTGCTAATACTGGGTTTAGAATTGCCTGCACGAGTTGCAGCAATTGCATTCCCGAAACGTGAATTTTCTGTAAGTCACTCCGCAAAGCTGAGTTTAGCGGCTCATGTAGAATGCCCAAGAGCAGATCGCTGTAGCCGAGGATGCTATAAATCATCGGTTCCAAGTCGCGACGCAACTGGATTAGTAATATTCGCTGAGTTGCTTGATTTGAGGAGGGCATTTTGGGTAAATCCAAGGCAACTGGCTCTAGCAGCGCCGCGATTTTCTCTAACAATCGAGGAAAATCAACGGGTTTCGTATCATACTCATCACAGCCTGCGGCAAGCGCTTTTTCACGCTCACCCGCAATCGCATCCGCCGTTAGAGCAATGACCGGAATGCGTTGAGTTTGAGGATTCGCTTTGATTTGTCGCGTTGCTTCCCACCCATCTAAAACAGGTAAGTGCATATCCATCAACACTAAGTCAGGTCGCTCTGATTTCGTTTTAGTAACCCCTTCTGCTCCGTTGACCGCAACAATGACTTCATATCCCTTCCGTTCTAGGCGGCGGGATAGCATATCTCGATTAATTTCATTATCTTCAATTAAAAGGATTCTAGACATGGTTCATTTTGGTAGAAAGGTTAAGCCGTTTACTAAAATAGTTCTTCAATTTCAGCGTAAGTGTAAAGCAATCGATCAGCGAGGAGGCGAATGATGAAGTCTTGAAAGGCAGCAGTGACGTGAGGCTGATCTTGACGCATTATCTGTAAATTTGTTTTGGATAAAGTGTAGAGCGTACTAGACTGGTCAGCGATCGCGCTCGTTTTGTGAGGAGTGTCGAGAAAAAACGAATTTTCACCTAAAATCATGCCTGCTCCAAAGGTTCGCAACCTTCGAGTTTTTCCGTTACTTAAGGTCAGTACAACAGTCACCTGACCTGATTCAATGAAGTAAAGCGTGTCAGAGGATTCCCCTTGACGGAATAAGAGATGTTCGGCGGGTATTTGAGTTTTCTGCAAATAGTGCATGAAATGGGCAACGTGATCAGCATTAACAAAGAACTCGTTTAAATGAAGGGCAAGGGGTAGAGAACGCCGCCGCCGCATCGATCGAGCTTCTAGAATTTGATTTTCGCACCACTCAATGCCCCGATCCAAGTCTGCGAAAGTCTGAACCACGATATCTTGAGCAACAATACAATTGCCTCGCTGAAGTTGCTGCAAGATTTTGGTATTGAGGTGCGTTAATACTAATTGCGCTGAGTGCTTTTGTAGAAGTTGCCGCATCTTAATAAAGCTCAGCACTGCTGAAGAGTCTAGTCCGCTGACTAGCCGGAAATCCAAAACTAGAAACTGAATTAAAGGCAGTGCCGAATCCTGAAGTCGTTGGCTCACTTGTTCAAGCAGCATATTTGCGGTTCCAAAAAATACATAGCCTTGTAACCGCAAAATCTGAATGTGGTCTCCTTGATGTCGAAGTAAACCTTGCTCTGGTGACGATCGACAAACCCGACTGGGGTAAGTTGTACCGGAGAACTGATGTCGAATTACATGATGCTGACTATATCTAAAAATAAATAATGCACAAGCAATCATTACCCCGATCGCAACCCCACTAATGAAGCCCCAGATCGCAATGCTGACTAAAATGATCAAAATCAGCGCATAGTCTAAGTACGGGAACTTGAACCAGGCGTGAACCACCCATTCGAGCAAGAGTTTGATGCCGATCATCAGTAGAACTCCGCCCAGAATAGGTCGGGGAATATAGGTGAGCATATTGAAACCAAAGACTAACACTGTTCCACAGAATGCTGCTGATATCAGTCCAGATATTCGACTGTTCGCGCCAGCACTTCGATGAAGGAGTGTTCGGTTGAAAGACAGATAGCCCACCATTCCGCCACAGGGCGCGACTGCTAAGTTAGCAATTCCATTGGTGCAGAGTTCACCGTTTAGCGTGCTATCCTGCTCACTCGATAGTTCAACGCCAGTTGTATTGAGTAAAATTGTTGTAACCACCACCACAATCAGCGCGACCAATGTTCCGCTTTGATCGATTAGAACTTGCCAATCGATTCGAGTCAGACTGTCAACACTCCAGGAATGCAAAATTTGACCGCTAGAAAATGGTTCGAGAAACCATCCCTGTGGAGACAGCGAAACAAAGACGTTAAGCAAATGCCAAAAGACATTGAAGAACACGATCGCACCCAGCAACGTTGCAGGTAACACCAAGGCGTGATCAGAAAATTTCGTGATGCCGATGAGCAATCCTGCAAAGAGTACCCCTGGCAACCAACGAATTGAGTTCGGAATCTCGATAAGACGGGGCAGTTCACTCCACTCTAGGGGCAAGCCAACCATCACTTTAAAGGAACTACGAGTAATGAGCCAGCCTGTTCCAGCGAGAAAGCCGCTCATCACCGGATAGGGAATAAATCGCGCCCAGCGTCCTAGACTGAGACGACCCGCAGCGTAGAGAAACAAACCTGCGAGTAGACTACTTAATGAGATCGCCATCCAGATTGTCGGAAACAGGCGATCAAGTTGACCAGATAGCTGAATTTCTTTTGCGATCGCGCTTACCATCAACGCTAAAATCGCTGCACTGTTAGAGTCCGGTCCAGCAATGGCGAAGGGAAAAGAGCTACGCAATGCGACGATCGCGCCAACAATCACCGAGCTAATCAAAGCGCTTCCTAATCCTTGCGGAAAGTAAGCAGACAAACTTCCTGAGAAAATTAGTGCAGCAAAAGAGACATCATACGTGAGAGAAACTAATCCCACTGCGAGTCCAGCTAACACATTAGGAAGCAGTTTAGAAGGGGGAAGCTCCTGCTGCTCCATCTCTGAGGTTAATGGAGTCATGGAGTTTTCCTCTGCTCAATAATGTGCTGACCAATGAGATCGATCGCTTGTGTCAAGGGATGATCAGGATAGCGCACCGAGAAGATTTCGCTGCTCGATAGACACATCATCTCTTCCGAGAAGGGCAGAATTTCGGCAACTGAGACTCCATACGTTGCTTCTAATTGTTGTCGGTAGGGTTCAACCTCAAACGTCAGGAGTACTTTATTCACGACCAGCAACATTTCTGCGACGGATAGCATTTTCGCCAGTTCCAAGATCACAGAAGTCCCTTGATAATCCTGGTAATCTGGGCGCAGCGTGACAATCAGCAAACTGCAAGCAGAAAGAGCCTGTAACGTTTCTTCATTCAGTCCGGGATGCGTGTCAATCAACAGAAAATCGAGTTGCAGATCGCGACTCACTTCAGAAAATCCATCCAGTAACCTCTCTTGGTGGTATCCCTCTCGTAGAATCCGCGTAATATCGTTCGTGTTGGAACTTGCTGGAACTAGATAAATGCTGCCTTCTGGAGTTCGATTCGAGGATTGATTCTGCAAAATGTGACTTAGATCGTAAGCGGCTTCATACAACCTACAATTTCCCCAAAGATAATCATTGAGTGTGCGATCGATTGTGTCATGATCTAAACCAAATAACACATGAATTCCAGGCGATTGCAGGTCGGTATCAATGATTCCAACTCGATGCCCTTGCTTCGCAATACTAATCGCTAAATTACTCGTTAAATTTGACTTGCCCGTGCCTCCTCGATAAGAGTGAACAGCAATAGTTTGAGTAGAGTTCTCAGCATCAGGAACAATCTCCGGTTGCTGTGGTCGTTTAACAGTAAAGTACTCTCGTTCGGTTGTATTCAGGCTTTCAATCGGGGAGCGGGACAGAGGAGGATATGAAGATGATTGATAGAGATCCTCCATGTCAACGCTTCCTTGCGTGCGTTTCTGGAGTTGACGAAAATGATCGGTTGTCGCGATCTCAGCAACGATGCGCCTTTTTTGAGTCTCATCCACAGAAACCTGCAATAGATGTAGCTGTTGTTCTAGTGCACACTCACGAGAATGAACTTCTTGAGCCATACGCTGAAAGACGCGAGCGAGTTGTCCTAATTCATCCTCCTGATGAATCAAATCATTCAGACTATCAGAATTAAAGGTTTTTGTTTCAACGGCTGCGGCTGCGCTCGTCAAGCGTGCTACTTGCTGTCGGTAAAGAATTTCTTGGTCGCGTAGTTGCTTGCGCTCTAGATAGGCTCTAATCCTAGTTCTGAGTAAAATTGGATCAAAGGGTTTATGCAAGTAATCTTCTGCACCGAGTTCAATGCACCTGACTGCACCCTCAATCTCATCTAAGGCAGAAATCATGATCACAGGAATATGTCTCCAGGTCTCATGCTGCTTGAGGTGCTGAAGCAATTCAAGCCCACTTAATCCTGGCATAACTACATCTAACAAAATCAGATCATAGGGAATGGCTTTGAGCAGGCGTAGAGCTTGTTTTGCATTCGTCGCCGTTGTGACTTTGTAAGCATGTCGCCTCAATTGTCGAGCGAGTAAGTCACAATTTGTCATGTTATCATCAATCACTAAAATCAGTCCGTTCTGGGGCTGATGCTCAGAAGAGTCTTGAGTCAGCGATCGCAATGTTGTAGCCGCACTCTGCGCGAGGGTGCTAGCCGTTGAGCTTTCAAGGAAAAGGTTAGGGGCACTATTCGCTTGAGCATTGAGCGTCTGTAACTGCTGAGCAGCCAGATTGATAATATCATTCACCAATCCTAATAATTGTTGAGCAGAAGTATTGAGCTTATCCAGGTCGGGGATGAGTTCAG contains:
- a CDS encoding response regulator transcription factor, yielding MIRLLLVEDQTILRQGLKRLLESQADLQVVGEAENGHSAVDQAQQLQPDLILMDVRMPIMDGVTATKIICSANPNAKIVIFTTFDDDAYVAQAIQYGAIGYLLKDAPAEDLANALRAAYKGYTQLAPGLMKKVMSYEPPTRTSLPQSEALASLTERERKVLSLIATGASNREIAEILCIAEKTVKNHVTRILSQLNLRDRTQAAVFAHSASMPKL
- a CDS encoding SulP family inorganic anion transporter; the protein is MTPLTSEMEQQELPPSKLLPNVLAGLAVGLVSLTYDVSFAALIFSGSLSAYFPQGLGSALISSVIVGAIVALRSSFPFAIAGPDSNSAAILALMVSAIAKEIQLSGQLDRLFPTIWMAISLSSLLAGLFLYAAGRLSLGRWARFIPYPVMSGFLAGTGWLITRSSFKVMVGLPLEWSELPRLIEIPNSIRWLPGVLFAGLLIGITKFSDHALVLPATLLGAIVFFNVFWHLLNVFVSLSPQGWFLEPFSSGQILHSWSVDSLTRIDWQVLIDQSGTLVALIVVVVTTILLNTTGVELSSEQDSTLNGELCTNGIANLAVAPCGGMVGYLSFNRTLLHRSAGANSRISGLISAAFCGTVLVFGFNMLTYIPRPILGGVLLMIGIKLLLEWVVHAWFKFPYLDYALILIILVSIAIWGFISGVAIGVMIACALFIFRYSQHHVIRHQFSGTTYPSRVCRSSPEQGLLRHQGDHIQILRLQGYVFFGTANMLLEQVSQRLQDSALPLIQFLVLDFRLVSGLDSSAVLSFIKMRQLLQKHSAQLVLTHLNTKILQQLQRGNCIVAQDIVVQTFADLDRGIEWCENQILEARSMRRRRSLPLALHLNEFFVNADHVAHFMHYLQKTQIPAEHLLFRQGESSDTLYFIESGQVTVVLTLSNGKTRRLRTFGAGMILGENSFFLDTPHKTSAIADQSSTLYTLSKTNLQIMRQDQPHVTAAFQDFIIRLLADRLLYTYAEIEELF
- a CDS encoding response regulator; the protein is MSRILLIEDNEINRDMLSRRLERKGYEVIVAVNGAEGVTKTKSERPDLVLMDMHLPVLDGWEATRQIKANPQTQRIPVIALTADAIAGEREKALAAGCDEYDTKPVDFPRLLEKIAALLEPVALDLPKMPSSNQATQRILLIQLRRDLEPMIYSILGYSDLLLGILHEPLNSALRSDLQKIHVSGMQLLQLVQAILNPVLAEIQQQEIDLCAPSLRRELLTPLSTIIGYCEMLLEEATDDVIPDLEQIQTAAQGLLIKVNNLDSLVIQHLQSIRTLDISAAGQISDRSSVEVSQRQNILPKNRFPEVETRRVLVVDSNESNCRLLVRQLQCYGCQVAIATTNDQALQALGTMPYDLIFLDVSELNLLELLQRREKWQHIPVLLTAMLDEMEQVIEGVAMGAVDYVTHPFQSVLLQNKVTACLERKQLQDQNGKFDSLFENAPVGIYQANEGFFQYVNPALVKLLGYPDATTLIEAVTNISSQIYVDFNRYAEFRALLEKHDRVTGFEYQARRHDGALIWVSEHTWSVRDSSKQLLYYEGIVEEITQRKLVEADLKQKLIEQYDQEHSKYAQQAEEIIQTDYFQQLQPNAEAQELQTFDRSTLPLKVLLVEDNELNSDMLSRRLQRYGYEVMIASDGADGVSKAASELPHIILMDISLPVIDGWEATQQIKANPLTGRIPIIALTAHAMTGDREKAIASGCDDYDTKPIDLSRLLSKIEACLKP
- a CDS encoding sensor histidine kinase, with translation MLKQPSATWLHLQPHPFRLLLYLEWILLGLSAFKAVGFPLWKHPVLGGETNYFVMASLILAFGLMGLRLPITRVGKWIYTSIALSLLAMLGLNQGWDNVLSPLLLVMLIRSCLIFQRRGRWMMASLLWLVYPLAITPILLGVWLISFPGLLRLFLQDEPIPGVTYLPNGGARLNYEFSKEQVQNFLSLVQDSCLHYITDSFLSFGLIVVFVSLSVTSLMNERAGRRKLAEAHEQLYQYSVQIEDQATLQERTRIAREIHDSLGHLLTTQNVLLQNAALSLQSDPTEAKSFLDQSRQICSSALTELRQSIALLRSDPLQGQSLLEAIIALTQDFDRSTGIQPEVTSSVQILLPDRIQVAVYRIVEEALTNIQKYSEATQVKIHLQHAPTAKSFDLSVQIEDNGKGFQIEQNATGFGLRGMQERAESLGGILQIVTQPGAGCKVCAVFPLPEGLL
- a CDS encoding cytochrome P450, whose amino-acid sequence is MPLPNVLKTPPLFQKLQWILDPVRYMESAVQQYPDLFTADIVGFGDTFVFVQHPEAIQAILTQDHTKFFASGRDNTLLQPLVGDQSLFLLEGQNHRQQRQLLVPPFHGSRLQTYAQQICTLTQMQLSQLLPQQPFIARSLMQQLTLEIIIQVVFGLSHGDQYSQLKQLLTALMDLFRSPLTTSFLFIRSLQKDLGTWSPWGRFLQIRQQIDTLLFTEIAVRRAHPNLDRTDILSMLLLAQDETGQTMSDRALRDELMTLLLAGHETTASALTWGLYWIYKTPGVREKLQYELQSLGDAPNPLEIARLPYLSAVCSETLRITPVAMLTFPRVVQEPIELLGYPLDMGTIVMGCIYLLHQRPELYPNPKAFKPERFLDRQFSPYEFLAFGSGARRCVGDALAMLELKLVLATLVSQAEFELVDAQPELPRRRGVTLTPSRGVKMRLVS
- a CDS encoding response regulator, whose translation is MEQNRPVHHALLAYLRHELCTPINGMMGYSQLLLETLQTQQETTWFEDLQKIYGCSEHLLKLVTVTLDPTQLEMSQIEGDLTEFGATLRMELLTPLSTVIGYCEMLLEEAPPELIPDLDKLNTSAQQLLGLVNDIINLAAQQLQTLNAQANSAPNLFLESSTASTLAQSAATTLRSLTQDSSEHQPQNGLILVIDDNMTNCDLLARQLRRHAYKVTTATNAKQALRLLKAIPYDLILLDVVMPGLSGLELLQHLKQHETWRHIPVIMISALDEIEGAVRCIELGAEDYLHKPFDPILLRTRIRAYLERKQLRDQEILYRQQVARLTSAAAAVETKTFNSDSLNDLIHQEDELGQLARVFQRMAQEVHSRECALEQQLHLLQVSVDETQKRRIVAEIATTDHFRQLQKRTQGSVDMEDLYQSSSYPPLSRSPIESLNTTEREYFTVKRPQQPEIVPDAENSTQTIAVHSYRGGTGKSNLTSNLAISIAKQGHRVGIIDTDLQSPGIHVLFGLDHDTIDRTLNDYLWGNCRLYEAAYDLSHILQNQSSNRTPEGSIYLVPASSNTNDITRILREGYHQERLLDGFSEVSRDLQLDFLLIDTHPGLNEETLQALSACSLLIVTLRPDYQDYQGTSVILELAKMLSVAEMLLVVNKVLLTFEVEPYRQQLEATYGVSVAEILPFSEEMMCLSSSEIFSVRYPDHPLTQAIDLIGQHIIEQRKTP